CCTGCTGCTTGATATCTTTCTCCAGATCGCCCCCCAGCATGGCGTCACGCGTGAGGCGGCTCACGTAGTTGATGTCCTTGGCTATTTCGAGGCTGGTCATTTTGCCTACCACGTCCACGTCACGCATTTGCGAAAAGGACTGGTTGAGAGTCGATACCGAGTCGAGAGAAAAGGCGAACATGGCGACAAGCGCCACAGCCCCAATGGTTATTGTCAAAAGAAACTTTCCACGCAAAGAAAATGAATTCATGGCGATGCTGCTTGTGCTAAGAGTTGAAAAATCGGTTTTTGCAAACAAAAATATATACAGTCTGCAGAGGCTGCAGGTTGCGAGGGAAGAAAAACGACGACGGCAAATATCGTCGATATTCTTGAGTTGGCAGATAGTGCAGAACAACATATCGGTAAAATTTATGCAAGCTATAGAGCCGGTTTACATCACACAAAGCCATACCCGTAGCAGGACCTATATATGGTATCCATAGCAGACATGTTTCAGCATGCCTGCGCCTTCTTGTGGCGAAAACGCTCAAGAGTCCCGCGCGGGCTTTTTGGGCGCACACGGGACTCTTGCCTTGTGGGGGGTGGGGATCAATTACAGCTGTACGTGCTGTTTTCCGCGCGCATCTTACTCACAGCGGCCGCCAGCGCATCCACATTCAGTACCATTTCCATCATGCTGATCTGCTCTTCCCACTTGGCGGGATCGGCAGCGGCCTTCATTTCCGGCTCAAGCACATGATATACGCAGAGTCCCAACGGGACTCCTGCCAGGGGTCCGGCGTAGGTGGGGTCGCCCAGAGTGACGGTTTCGGCATAGATTTCCGCCCCTTCAGGGTCGGAAGAGCCGAGAACCACCACGACGTTCTCGCCACCAAACTTCTCAGCCGCGTCCTTGACGCGCTGCTGATTTTCCAGATCCATGGCTCCTGCGGCCGTTCAAACGAAGCATTCGGTGGCGGAGAACAGGATCTCCGCCCCCGAATCGGCGAAGACATCCGCCATGGCGGGGCCGGGTACGCCGTCCCTTTCGCCAAGCAGCAGAAGCTTCTTGCCTTCGAGCTTAGCCATTGCTTACTCCTTGTGGTTATGGGCTTTTTGTCGCACGGGCCGATGCGGCGGCCCGTCGTCCACGTCATTGCCGCGCTGCCCTGTCTGGGCGAGCGTGCAAAACATTACAGCAGTTTTTCCGTTCCGGCCTTGATGGCCTCAATGGAAACAGCGTCGCCGGACACGCGCGACACGCATTCCCCGCCCTTGTAAAAAAGGATGGTGGGCACGGCCATGACGCGCAGGCTGATGACCAGGCGGCGGTTTTCCGCCACGTTGAGCTTGCAGAATTTCACCTTGCCGTCATACTCGGCGGCCAGTTTTTCCACTTCGGGCATCAGGGCCAGGCAAGGGCCGCACTGGGGGCCCCAGAGGTCAACCACGCAGGGCATGGCGCTTTGCTGTACTTCGGCTTCAAAGGTATCTTTATCGACGATAATCATGAACTGCCTCACTTGGTTGCGTACGATTACACTGTACCGATAAAGGCGGGCCGGGGCCTGTGCCGGACACTCTGACACGGTCGGCCCGCCTGTCGGAGGATTTTATATGTATCCTGCGGTCTTCAGGATTTCACGGGCCTTCTCAAGACGGGCCACAGCCAGCTTGACCACAGGCCCGGTGCAGCCCATGGCCGCCTCGGCGTAGATGTTTTCCTTCCACAGGCAGTGTACCGCCTGCTCAAGGTCCAGCACGTCGATGCCGTGGATTTCTTCATCCGTGGGCTCGGCGGGCGGGGCCTGCACGGTTTCGGTCGGGGCCGCCCCTGCCGCCTTTTCAAAGGCGGCCAGTTCTTCGTCCAGCCCGGCGGCCCTGGCCCGGCGCAGTTCTTCGGCCACCACGGCGGGCAGATTGCCGCGTACGGCGGCGGCCGTATAGGCCAGGGCATTGGCCATGACCGGAGCGCCCGAGGCGCGGGAGACGATGCTCACCACCCGGTTCCAGCCTTCGCCCACCGAGGGGCCGTAGCCCCAGCCCGTGGTTTCGTAGGCTCCACCGGAGGTAAAGGCGCTGAAGAGCTTCATGAGTATGTTGCCCGTGAGCGTGTCCGTGACGCACACGTCCACGGCCCCGGCCAGAAGGTCGTTGCCCCGCAGCAGCGAGCCGCCGTCGCCCCTGAGGCTCTGTCCCAGGCGCAGGTCGTAGCCGCGTTCCGCCATGCGGTTCAGCGCCCGCAGCACCTGCGGGGCCGCGTCCACATTGAGCACGCCCACAGCGGGGGAGGCCAGACCCATGGCCCTGGCCACAGCCAGGCCCAAAACGGCGTTGCGCAATAGCGCCTGTTGCCTCTGGGCCGCGCTCATGCCCGTGGTGCAGGCCACAAACATGGCCTTGCCGAGAGCAGGCGTCAGAACGCGGCCCACCGTGGCCACGCCCAGGGGGAAGGGATAGTGCAGGGCCACCGCGCCCTGGATATGACCGTCTTCCAGGGCTTTTTCCATCCCTGCAGCCAGTTCATTGCCTTCGCAGCCGGTTTCAATCCAGTCCATGCCCGCAGGCACAAGTCCCGCAGGCCGTGGCCCCACGCCGACCACGGTCAGCGAGGCGTCCTCCTTCATGGCCACAGCGGCCGCCGAGAGGAATTCCGTATCCGAATGCTCGCCGCCTGCGGCCATGAGGCCGATGCGGCACGGCGCGCGTCCACTGCGCGCCCGCGTGACCAGATCCTCAAGAGCCTTGCCCAGGATGGCACGCCTGTCGTTTTGACTCGCCATACGCCTGCCTCCTACTGACCCTTTTGCAGGTTGGCCGCCACGTCGCTCAGGGCTGTCAGCAGCAGTTCGGTCACATCCTGCTGGCTGACGTTCTGCGCCTGTGCCGCGCTCGTGCCGGGGGCTTCCATAATAAAGGAAGCGCCGTCGGCCAGGTTGGTCAGGCGGCCCAGAAACAGGCTGCCCTTGCCTATGATCATGGCGCGCTTGATGCGGCCTTGCTTGATATCTTCAATGGCGTGGCCCACATAGGGTACGCCGGAGGGGATGTGCCCCTGGATGGGGGCAAAACCGGGCATGCCGTGTTCCGCCACAAACTTGGGAATGTCGGTCCGCTCGATCTGCCCCTTCATGACCGCAAGGGCCGCGATCATCTTGTAGTTGGCCTCGGGCACGTTGCCCGCGCCCGCAGGCAGGGTCACTTCGGCGTTGTGCAGTTCAGGGGCGTACTTGTCCACATCCGTGAGTTTCAGACCCACGCGGGACAGGGGTTCGAAGGTCAGGGCCGAGGTGATGGCCTGGGGCGAAGCCCCCGCGCCCACCGTATGCTTGCCCAGACCTTCCAGCCGCATGACCGGGGTCTGGCCGTCGTCGGGAGTCAGCAGCAGGGCGAAGCTGCCGAGGCAGTTTTCCAGCGGCACAAAGCCCTTCTTGATATGGTCGCGGGCGTTCATGTAGAGCTTGGGCACGGAGCCGCCGCTGACCACGACCACATTGGGCCGCACGCCGCTGGCCACCATGCCTGCCGAGGTGATGAGGGCGGCCACGGGCCCGGCGCAGAAGCCGCGCACGTCAAAACCGCTGGCATTGACGCACTCGGCTATCTCGGCCAGGGCCTTGGCCATGTTGCCGCCGCCGCGTTGCATGGCGTCGCCCACGGCTTCTTCGGAGCATTCCACCACAAAATCCACGTCAGCGGGAGCCATGCCCGCGTTCTTGATGAGGTGCAGCAGAGCCAGCACGCCGCTGGCCTTGCTGGCCAGATTTTCCAGCATGACCCCGGCTTCGAGGTTTTCATCCGTATCGTGGGCACGGCGGCAGCAGGCCACCAGGGTATTCTCAAAGTAGAGCGGCAGGGCGTGCTGTTTTTCAATGGCTTCCTGCAGCTCGGCGACGGGCTTGCCTTTCTCCAGCCGGGCCAGCTGCTTTTCGCCCATGACGGGGTTACGGGCCAGCTTTTCGGCCACTGCCGCTGCAAAGCCCTGTTCCAGCCAGATGAGGTCAAAAACGTCGCAAATATCCATAAGCCCGATGAACTCGTCTTCGGGCATGATTTCGCCAAATTTCCCGTAGCGTTGCGGATCGCCCAGGTTGTCGATCCAGGGGGCCGGAGCCTTCTCCAGTTCGTCGAGGCTCATGCCGCCCACATAGGTTTTGTTGGGGGCGTAGGCAGCGGCCTGTTCCCAGGTCTGCGCGTGCTTGGGCAGTTCTCGCAGAAATTCCGAATCGGGCTTGGAACGGCGTTCCTGGGCGGGGGTGCCGCCATAGTGCAGGGCCAGTTCCGGCGCGAAGTTCAGGCAGTATGCGGCTGCCTTGATGCCAACAGTTGTCATGGCGCTATCCTCCAGCGGCTTTAGAGCAGTTTACGAATGAAATGAGTTAATTGCTCTGCAAGGATTTTTCTGAAAATCCTTGCCATGAAATGCGAGTAGGCGGGCTTTTGCCTGCCGTACGCGAGCATTTCAAATGTTAAATGCTCTAGTGTTGAAGGTAGGCATACGCCGACATGGCGGCCCGCGCCCCGTCGCCCGCTGCCGTAACCACCTGCCGCAGCGAAGTGTCGCGCACGTCGCCAGCGGCGAAAATGCCCGGCACCGAGGTTTGCAGCTTGCTGTCGGTAATGATCCAGCCAGCGGCGTCGGTTTGCAGCAGGCCGTGCAGATATTCGTCATTGGGCAGGGTGCCGATGAAGATGAACACGCCGCTCAACGGAATTTCGCGTTTTTCTTCGGTCTTTACGTTGCGCACCACGATTTTTTCCACCATGTCGCTGCCTTCAATGGATTCCAGCACGCTGTCCATGACGGGCACGATCTTGGGGTTGGCCAGGGCGTGCTCGACCACGAGTCTGTCGGCGCGGAATTCGTCACGGCGGTGGACAATGTATACCTTGGAGGCAAAGCCCGTGAGGTAGCAGGCTTCTTCAACGGCGGTGTTGCCGCCGCCGATGACGGCCACTTCGAGGTCTTCAAAAAAGGCGGCGTCGCACACGGCGCAGTAGGAAACGCCCATGCCCGTGTATTTTTTTTCGCCGGGGCAGCCCTGCTTGCGAAAATAGGCCCCGCTGGCCACGATGACGGCCTTGGCGGCGATTTCGCTGCCGTCCTTGAGGGTGATGACTTTCTCTTCGCCGCGCACCTCAAGCTTCTGCACCGAGGCTGACCTGAATTCCGCCTTGAAAAATTCCGCATGGGCGCGAAAGGCGTCGGCCAGACCTGTACCCGTGCCGTCAAGGATGCCGGGATAGTTCTCCACCCTGCTGGTGGTCAGTATCTGCCCAC
This DNA window, taken from Desulfovibrio sp. 86, encodes the following:
- the grdA gene encoding glycine/sarcosine/betaine reductase complex selenoprotein A, encoding MAKLEGKKLLLLGERDGVPGPAMADVFADSGAEILFSATECFVUTAAGAMDLENQQRVKDAAEKFGGENVVVVLGSSDPEGAEIYAETVTLGDPTYAGPLAGVPLGLCVYHVLEPEMKAAADPAKWEEQISMMEMVLNVDALAAAVSKMRAENSTYSCN
- a CDS encoding thioredoxin family protein, with protein sequence MIIVDKDTFEAEVQQSAMPCVVDLWGPQCGPCLALMPEVEKLAAEYDGKVKFCKLNVAENRRLVISLRVMAVPTILFYKGGECVSRVSGDAVSIEAIKAGTEKLL
- the grdD gene encoding glycine/sarcosine/betaine reductase complex component C subunit alpha; translated protein: MASQNDRRAILGKALEDLVTRARSGRAPCRIGLMAAGGEHSDTEFLSAAAVAMKEDASLTVVGVGPRPAGLVPAGMDWIETGCEGNELAAGMEKALEDGHIQGAVALHYPFPLGVATVGRVLTPALGKAMFVACTTGMSAAQRQQALLRNAVLGLAVARAMGLASPAVGVLNVDAAPQVLRALNRMAERGYDLRLGQSLRGDGGSLLRGNDLLAGAVDVCVTDTLTGNILMKLFSAFTSGGAYETTGWGYGPSVGEGWNRVVSIVSRASGAPVMANALAYTAAAVRGNLPAVVAEELRRARAAGLDEELAAFEKAAGAAPTETVQAPPAEPTDEEIHGIDVLDLEQAVHCLWKENIYAEAAMGCTGPVVKLAVARLEKAREILKTAGYI
- the grdC gene encoding glycine/sarcosine/betaine reductase complex component C subunit beta, giving the protein MTTVGIKAAAYCLNFAPELALHYGGTPAQERRSKPDSEFLRELPKHAQTWEQAAAYAPNKTYVGGMSLDELEKAPAPWIDNLGDPQRYGKFGEIMPEDEFIGLMDICDVFDLIWLEQGFAAAVAEKLARNPVMGEKQLARLEKGKPVAELQEAIEKQHALPLYFENTLVACCRRAHDTDENLEAGVMLENLASKASGVLALLHLIKNAGMAPADVDFVVECSEEAVGDAMQRGGGNMAKALAEIAECVNASGFDVRGFCAGPVAALITSAGMVASGVRPNVVVVSGGSVPKLYMNARDHIKKGFVPLENCLGSFALLLTPDDGQTPVMRLEGLGKHTVGAGASPQAITSALTFEPLSRVGLKLTDVDKYAPELHNAEVTLPAGAGNVPEANYKMIAALAVMKGQIERTDIPKFVAEHGMPGFAPIQGHIPSGVPYVGHAIEDIKQGRIKRAMIIGKGSLFLGRLTNLADGASFIMEAPGTSAAQAQNVSQQDVTELLLTALSDVAANLQKGQ
- the trxB gene encoding thioredoxin-disulfide reductase, yielding MEKRELVIIGAGPAGLSAAIYGKRAGLDTLVLEKGRPGGQILTTSRVENYPGILDGTGTGLADAFRAHAEFFKAEFRSASVQKLEVRGEEKVITLKDGSEIAAKAVIVASGAYFRKQGCPGEKKYTGMGVSYCAVCDAAFFEDLEVAVIGGGNTAVEEACYLTGFASKVYIVHRRDEFRADRLVVEHALANPKIVPVMDSVLESIEGSDMVEKIVVRNVKTEEKREIPLSGVFIFIGTLPNDEYLHGLLQTDAAGWIITDSKLQTSVPGIFAAGDVRDTSLRQVVTAAGDGARAAMSAYAYLQH